A window of the Roseburia sp. 831b genome harbors these coding sequences:
- a CDS encoding ABC transporter ATP-binding protein has protein sequence MLMVSHVTKKYRKVMANKDINFSIPDGQIGILLGQNGAGKSTIIKCIVGFLKYEGMVQVNGLNNKSIEAKRIMGYVPEIPSLYPNLTVEEHLEFIARAYKLKDYKKYKEELLERFELADKRKKFGDELSKGMQQKLSICCGLLPKPSLVLFDEPMIGLDPHAIKELKKVFVELKEQGATVLVSTHMIDSVEELWDTTYIMKKGEIAAIVKKEDMAHTEKKLEDIFFSVTEGDADTEGDADTESDAVIEGNTEKEEV, from the coding sequence ATGTTAATGGTTTCGCACGTGACCAAAAAGTATCGCAAGGTAATGGCAAATAAAGATATTAATTTTTCGATACCGGATGGCCAGATTGGAATTTTACTTGGACAAAACGGTGCTGGAAAAAGTACCATCATCAAATGCATTGTGGGCTTTTTAAAATATGAAGGAATGGTTCAGGTGAATGGACTAAACAACAAATCCATTGAGGCAAAAAGAATTATGGGATACGTTCCAGAGATTCCGTCACTCTACCCGAACCTGACCGTAGAGGAACACTTAGAGTTTATTGCAAGGGCTTATAAGCTAAAGGATTACAAGAAATACAAAGAAGAATTGTTAGAGCGGTTTGAACTTGCGGATAAAAGAAAAAAATTCGGAGACGAGCTTTCCAAAGGGATGCAGCAGAAGTTAAGTATTTGTTGTGGACTGCTTCCAAAACCTTCGCTTGTGCTGTTTGATGAGCCGATGATTGGGTTAGACCCGCATGCGATAAAAGAACTGAAAAAAGTTTTTGTAGAACTAAAGGAACAAGGCGCAACGGTTCTTGTGAGTACACATATGATTGACAGTGTGGAGGAGTTATGGGATACCACCTACATTATGAAAAAAGGTGAAATTGCCGCTATTGTAAAAAAAGAAGACATGGCACACACAGAGAAAAAACTGGAAGACATTTTCTTTAGCGTCACCGAAGGTGACGCTGACACTGAAGGTGACGCTGACACTGAAAGTGACGCTGTCATCGAAGGTAACACTGAAAAGGAAGAGGTGTAA
- a CDS encoding methyl-accepting chemotaxis protein, with protein sequence MKGNKAETRQKKVAWGKEKQAKKKRQRVATGTPKSTNRTTKTGFFSIRNKLLLAFLVPIIFMIIIGYTAYQKAADGMSSKFKESTLQTICMATEYLDMSDNFIEAEGIKYAFDSNIGQYAMGLFDKDATKKSNIINTTKSSISASQTSNAFISNIHIITKSGAHTISTKSGAGLTGFYDDYIGELSSNGTTLDSKWTDKHQVLDEQTGLTEDDYFIAFQLVNSSKTAVVVIDIKEDALSDFISTLDMGKGSIVGLVTPNGKEIVCKRTAKGVETVKEETQIFYGQDFFQNAVSDENLSGAKQVTYNGKPYLFFYSKSEVDGMTVCSLVPMTTVTGQASDIGTIAVALVILASVIVSVIGIKIALQIQKNMNRISNKLGEVAQGNLTVAVEVKGKDEFRGLADSATNMIQNNKNLVQKVNAATKQLEVSADEVKEVSSVIQEYSTDITKAINEINDGMEKQSVHAQECVERTDSLSTEMQEVSRVVDHVEQLVHETEEMITQGMDIVHNLGERAKATTEMTGKVGSSIQALREETEIINGFVGIITDISEQTNLLSLNASIEAARAGEAGKGFAVVAEEIRKLADDSAKAAGEIRANVTNITSQTVNSVECASQAESMVQLQTKAVEDVIQVFHEMNQRMDTLVDGLKEIVQSVDKADQERTDALEAVRNISAIIEETASSAEVVHDTAVRLQQNVDNLNQTADSLGENMDGLKGEISVFKTE encoded by the coding sequence ATGAAAGGGAACAAGGCAGAGACACGACAGAAGAAGGTGGCTTGGGGAAAAGAAAAACAGGCGAAGAAAAAGCGCCAGAGGGTAGCAACAGGTACACCAAAATCCACGAATCGTACGACCAAAACAGGATTTTTCAGTATCCGTAATAAACTGCTGCTAGCATTTTTAGTGCCGATTATCTTCATGATTATCATCGGATACACTGCATATCAGAAGGCGGCAGACGGTATGAGCAGTAAATTTAAAGAATCGACGCTGCAGACGATTTGTATGGCAACCGAGTATCTGGATATGAGTGATAACTTTATTGAGGCAGAAGGTATCAAGTACGCATTTGACAGTAACATCGGTCAGTATGCGATGGGATTGTTTGACAAGGATGCCACGAAGAAGTCCAATATCATCAATACGACAAAATCAAGTATTTCGGCGTCACAGACGTCCAATGCATTTATCAGCAATATTCATATTATAACCAAGAGCGGTGCCCACACGATTTCAACCAAGAGTGGAGCAGGACTGACAGGATTTTATGATGATTACATAGGAGAACTTTCTTCAAACGGAACAACGCTAGACAGCAAATGGACAGATAAACATCAAGTATTAGATGAACAGACAGGACTGACAGAGGATGATTATTTTATTGCATTCCAGCTCGTCAACAGCTCTAAGACGGCAGTGGTTGTCATTGATATCAAAGAGGATGCGCTGAGTGATTTTATCAGTACGCTTGATATGGGAAAAGGCAGTATCGTAGGACTGGTCACACCAAATGGCAAGGAGATTGTCTGCAAACGTACTGCAAAAGGTGTGGAGACCGTAAAGGAAGAAACACAGATATTCTACGGACAGGATTTCTTCCAAAACGCAGTGTCGGATGAAAATTTAAGTGGCGCGAAACAGGTTACTTACAATGGAAAACCATACCTGTTTTTCTATAGTAAGAGTGAAGTAGATGGCATGACAGTCTGCTCATTGGTTCCGATGACCACCGTTACAGGACAGGCAAGCGATATTGGTACAATTGCGGTCGCACTCGTGATTTTAGCATCCGTAATCGTTTCCGTGATTGGAATTAAGATTGCATTACAGATTCAAAAGAATATGAACCGCATTTCCAATAAATTAGGTGAGGTGGCACAGGGTAACCTTACCGTAGCGGTAGAAGTAAAAGGAAAAGATGAGTTCCGGGGACTTGCAGATTCCGCAACCAACATGATACAGAATAATAAGAATCTCGTACAAAAAGTCAATGCAGCAACAAAACAGCTTGAGGTTTCTGCGGACGAGGTAAAAGAGGTATCATCTGTTATTCAGGAGTACTCCACAGATATCACCAAGGCAATCAACGAAATTAATGATGGCATGGAAAAACAGTCTGTACATGCACAGGAATGTGTGGAGAGAACGGACAGCTTATCGACAGAGATGCAGGAAGTAAGTCGTGTGGTCGATCATGTAGAGCAGCTCGTGCACGAGACAGAAGAAATGATTACACAGGGAATGGATATTGTACATAATCTGGGTGAGCGCGCGAAGGCAACCACCGAGATGACCGGAAAAGTAGGAAGTAGTATTCAGGCACTCCGGGAAGAAACGGAGATTATCAATGGATTTGTCGGCATCATTACGGACATTTCCGAGCAGACCAATCTCTTGTCCTTAAATGCATCGATTGAGGCTGCGCGTGCCGGTGAAGCAGGAAAAGGATTTGCGGTCGTTGCAGAAGAGATTCGAAAGCTTGCGGATGATTCTGCAAAGGCAGCAGGCGAGATTCGTGCAAATGTGACCAATATCACGTCCCAGACGGTAAACAGTGTGGAATGTGCGAGCCAGGCAGAATCCATGGTTCAGTTACAGACCAAAGCCGTTGAGGATGTCATCCAGGTATTCCATGAAATGAATCAGCGCATGGATACGCTGGTAGATGGATTAAAAGAGATTGTACAAAGTGTCGATAAAGCAGACCAGGAGCGTACGGATGCACTTGAGGCAGTGCGTAATATCTCCGCAATCATCGAGGAGACAGCAAGCAGTGCAGAGGTGGTACACGATACAGCGGTACGTTTGCAGCAGAATGTCGACAACCTGAATCAGACAGCAGATTCTCTTGGTGAGAACATGGATGGATTAAAGGGAGAAATCTCCGTATTTAAAACAGAATAA
- a CDS encoding IS110 family transposase gives MKVTYQTCCGIDVHKSFLVATIVKTTGGIEPSYQKKRFSTFNNSILEFKQWLLDNDCHDVCMESTGKYWVPVFNLLEDEINVVIANPKWVKAVKGNKDDTKDSKWIGDLFRLGLVKGSYIPCKIVRILREYTRYRYKLVSCRSSEKNRYQNALTVCNVALDSVVSDIFGKSSMSIIDYLLEQSGTSINHEEIASKLLRSLKSKEDAVIESVEGYQMTDAQKYRVRLVRTHMDYITAEINDVDKMIENMISSNPDFENAVQFLCTIPGVKRDSAITIISEIGTDMSQFSSSKRLCCWAGLTPGSNESAGKKKSVRITRAGVYLKPALVQCAHAAVKSDKSPYYKKKYESLVKRRGKKRAIIAIARMILTAIYQMLSTGEQWNPSDLYKIDMPVALVEKQKAKAIKQAKKLLQREGILPPDEPLAS, from the coding sequence ATGAAAGTTACTTATCAAACCTGTTGTGGTATCGATGTTCACAAATCTTTTCTCGTTGCCACAATTGTAAAAACCACTGGTGGCATTGAGCCTTCTTACCAAAAGAAGCGCTTTTCCACCTTTAACAATTCAATTCTTGAATTCAAGCAATGGCTTCTCGACAATGATTGCCATGATGTCTGTATGGAATCCACAGGTAAATACTGGGTTCCTGTCTTTAATCTTCTGGAAGATGAGATCAATGTTGTCATTGCCAATCCCAAGTGGGTAAAGGCTGTGAAAGGCAACAAAGATGATACCAAAGATTCTAAATGGATTGGGGATTTATTCCGTCTCGGACTTGTCAAAGGCAGCTATATCCCTTGTAAGATAGTCCGTATTCTCAGGGAATACACTCGCTATCGTTACAAGCTTGTTTCCTGCCGTTCAAGTGAAAAGAATCGATATCAGAATGCTCTTACTGTCTGTAATGTTGCATTAGATTCTGTTGTTTCCGATATCTTTGGGAAGTCATCCATGTCCATTATCGACTATCTGCTTGAACAATCGGGTACATCCATTAACCACGAAGAAATCGCATCTAAGCTTCTTCGGAGCCTCAAATCCAAAGAAGATGCTGTTATAGAATCCGTCGAAGGATATCAGATGACTGATGCCCAAAAATACCGTGTGCGCCTCGTCCGCACACATATGGATTATATCACAGCAGAAATCAACGATGTTGATAAAATGATAGAAAATATGATTTCTTCTAATCCTGATTTTGAAAATGCTGTCCAGTTCCTCTGTACCATTCCGGGTGTCAAACGTGATAGTGCAATCACTATCATCTCCGAAATCGGTACTGATATGTCTCAGTTCTCAAGTTCCAAACGTTTATGTTGCTGGGCTGGTCTTACACCAGGCAGCAATGAATCTGCTGGTAAGAAGAAATCTGTTCGGATTACACGTGCCGGTGTCTACCTCAAACCTGCATTAGTACAGTGTGCTCATGCAGCCGTAAAATCTGACAAATCTCCTTACTACAAAAAGAAATATGAATCACTTGTTAAACGTCGTGGCAAGAAAAGAGCCATTATCGCTATTGCCCGTATGATTCTTACTGCCATCTACCAGATGCTGTCTACTGGTGAGCAGTGGAATCCGAGCGATCTTTACAAAATCGATATGCCTGTAGCTCTTGTTGAAAAACAAAAGGCAAAAGCTATCAAGCAAGCCAAGAAACTATTGCAACGGGAGGGAATACTTCCTCCTGATGAACCATTAGCTTCTTAA
- a CDS encoding putative ABC exporter domain-containing protein, with the protein MKFVGYYAFHTFVNSIKKMFKSTFLIVIAAILAIGIIFGVSMGLLTSSLEENEEISQELSQEDNQEEQQENAQDLQQTEGTTMDEMFTQAFWNKCIEAGAEVLFLGFLLWGMYAGAKKGSDIFLMADVNLLFTAPLKAQTVLMFRLTFQMVAALLGSIYLVFQVPNLIENAGLSAYAVLAIFLAWIFLVLFQKLLSVLTYTVTATYEKLKPYVLPFILAVAGIILLVTGAIYLSSGRSVERTLDILYTSKWSRMIPMIGWYKGMIVTAVEGKMTASLLYLLLLLAGMGIMIVLIWRIKADFYEDAMAGAQTREDLMNAAKEGRNATAKKRTKERKTTGELSGVGASVFFTKEMYNRKRFAKGGFLTNTMLTYIAICVFVPVFCIKALEIRSFLPAGFLLAGFVFFRTYGNPIAMETARNWLFLVPDNPYKKVFFAMAAGSCSCALDLLPALVIGNLISKDSVANTALWMLCIVTMDFMLSAVGVLLEVLIPTSALDTVKSMIQMVLKFFMIMVEIVLFVVGATGFGFVGGLLVATLGNSVIGAIIFLIYPSFLHEGAA; encoded by the coding sequence ATGAAATTTGTAGGATATTATGCGTTTCACACCTTTGTGAATTCCATCAAAAAAATGTTCAAAAGCACCTTTTTGATTGTGATAGCAGCCATTTTGGCAATTGGAATCATATTCGGCGTCAGCATGGGACTTTTAACATCCAGTCTGGAAGAGAATGAGGAGATATCGCAGGAGCTTAGTCAGGAGGACAATCAAGAGGAGCAGCAGGAAAATGCACAAGATCTCCAGCAGACGGAAGGAACCACGATGGATGAGATGTTTACGCAGGCGTTTTGGAACAAGTGCATTGAGGCGGGAGCAGAAGTCCTTTTCCTGGGATTTTTGCTGTGGGGAATGTATGCCGGAGCGAAAAAAGGTTCCGACATCTTTTTGATGGCAGACGTGAATCTGTTGTTTACGGCGCCACTAAAGGCGCAGACGGTCTTAATGTTCCGTCTGACCTTTCAGATGGTGGCGGCATTGCTCGGCTCTATCTACCTTGTTTTCCAGGTTCCGAATCTGATTGAGAATGCAGGGTTAAGTGCGTATGCCGTGCTTGCAATTTTTCTGGCGTGGATTTTTTTGGTTCTGTTTCAAAAACTGCTTTCCGTGCTTACTTACACGGTCACTGCAACCTATGAAAAATTAAAACCATATGTGCTGCCATTTATTCTGGCGGTTGCCGGTATTATTTTATTGGTGACGGGAGCGATTTACCTTTCATCTGGAAGAAGTGTGGAACGGACGCTGGACATTTTGTATACGTCCAAGTGGTCTAGAATGATACCAATGATTGGCTGGTATAAGGGAATGATTGTGACCGCCGTGGAAGGAAAAATGACGGCATCCCTTTTGTATCTGCTGCTTTTGCTGGCCGGAATGGGAATTATGATTGTTTTGATCTGGAGAATCAAAGCAGATTTTTATGAGGATGCCATGGCGGGAGCACAGACAAGAGAAGACCTGATGAATGCCGCAAAAGAAGGAAGAAATGCTACTGCGAAAAAGCGCACCAAGGAAAGAAAAACAACGGGAGAGCTGTCGGGTGTTGGTGCAAGCGTATTTTTCACCAAAGAAATGTATAATCGCAAACGCTTTGCAAAGGGCGGATTTTTGACGAATACCATGTTAACGTATATCGCAATCTGTGTTTTTGTGCCGGTTTTTTGTATAAAAGCGTTGGAAATCAGAAGTTTCCTGCCGGCAGGCTTTCTCTTGGCAGGTTTTGTGTTCTTTCGTACCTACGGCAATCCAATCGCGATGGAAACAGCAAGAAACTGGCTTTTCCTGGTGCCGGATAACCCTTATAAAAAGGTGTTTTTTGCGATGGCTGCAGGAAGCTGTTCCTGCGCGCTGGATTTGCTGCCGGCGCTTGTGATTGGAAATCTCATCAGCAAAGACAGTGTGGCAAACACCGCTCTTTGGATGCTCTGCATTGTCACGATGGACTTTATGCTCTCGGCGGTCGGGGTGCTTTTAGAGGTGTTGATTCCGACATCTGCGCTTGACACGGTAAAAAGCATGATTCAGATGGTACTAAAGTTCTTCATGATTATGGTGGAAATTGTTTTATTTGTAGTTGGAGCAACCGGCTTTGGATTCGTGGGTGGACTGTTGGTTGCAACGCTTGGAAACAGCGTGATTGGTGCCATTATCTTCCTGATTTACCCATCTTTTTTACATGAAGGTGCCGCTTAA
- a CDS encoding MGMT family protein: MEQEKNTFEKIYEVVKQIPKGNVATYGQVAALAGNRRWARVVGYALHANPSPDEIPCYRVVNREGRLSEAFAFGGRNRQQDLLEQDGIEVVDGKVDLKKVQWSRIAF, translated from the coding sequence ATGGAGCAGGAAAAGAATACATTTGAGAAAATATATGAAGTTGTAAAACAGATTCCAAAAGGAAATGTAGCAACGTACGGGCAGGTTGCAGCGCTCGCCGGAAACCGCAGGTGGGCGAGGGTTGTCGGTTATGCGTTACATGCCAACCCAAGTCCGGATGAGATACCGTGCTACCGTGTGGTAAACCGGGAGGGGCGTCTGTCCGAAGCCTTTGCGTTTGGCGGCAGAAACAGGCAGCAGGATCTGCTGGAGCAGGACGGAATTGAGGTCGTTGATGGAAAAGTTGATTTGAAAAAGGTGCAATGGAGCAGAATTGCGTTCTGA
- a CDS encoding RrF2 family transcriptional regulator translates to MKVSTKGRYALRLMLDLAINNSGEPISLKDIARRQGISDKYLEQIISVLNKANYVKSIRGAQGGYILRMKPEEYTVGMILRLTEGSLAPVACVEDEENTCDRVHDCATIMVWQKMNDAINEVVDSITLADLVDFEMQKAGQYVI, encoded by the coding sequence ATGAAAGTATCAACAAAAGGAAGATATGCATTACGTTTAATGTTAGATCTTGCAATCAATAATTCAGGAGAACCTATCAGCTTAAAGGATATCGCAAGACGTCAGGGTATTTCTGACAAATATCTAGAGCAGATAATTTCTGTTTTAAATAAAGCAAATTATGTAAAAAGTATTCGTGGAGCACAAGGCGGTTACATTCTTCGTATGAAACCGGAAGAATACACAGTTGGCATGATTCTTCGCCTGACAGAAGGAAGTCTTGCGCCGGTTGCTTGTGTGGAGGATGAAGAGAACACCTGCGATCGTGTACACGATTGCGCCACAATTATGGTATGGCAGAAGATGAATGATGCAATCAATGAAGTTGTAGACAGTATCACGCTTGCAGACCTTGTAGATTTTGAAATGCAAAAAGCAGGTCAGTATGTGATTTAA